CACCAGCCACTCTCACCCTGCCCCCAGGACGACGCCCGGAAGCTGATGCACATGGCAGACACCATAGAGGAGGGCACGATGCCCAAGGAGATGTCGGACATCATCCAGCGGCTGTGGAAGGACTCCGGTATCCAGGCCTGTTTTGAGCGCGCCTCGGAGTACCAGCTCAACGACTCGGCGGGCTAGTGAGCGCGTGGGCAGCGCGGGGCGCGGGGCGCAGGGGGCCCTCCAcgcctccccacccacccacgGCCCGGTCTCGCGCAGCTACCTCTCCGACCTGGAGCGCCTGGTAACCCCGGGCTACGTGCCCACAGAGCAGGATGTGCTGCGCTCGCGAGTCAAGACCACTGGCATCATCGAGACGCAGTTCTCCTTCAAGGACCTCAACTTCCGGTACGACCCACATGCCAGCCCGGGAGGTCACTGCCCCAGGCCCCGTCCTGCCCCGGGGACCCCATCCCTGCGATAGACCCTGCCCCTTCCTGGATATCCCGCCAGCAGAAAGGGTAGTAGTCCCAGCAGAGAGCTCCCCGACCAGCACAGGGCGAGGGGATGCTCCCTGTTAGGCCCAGGGCGCGGGTTCAGGCCCCCGCGGCCCCGCAGGATGTTCGATGTGGGCGGGCAGCGCTCGGAGCGCAAGAAGTGGATCCACTGCTTCGAGGGCGTGACCTGCATCATCTTCATCGCGGCGCTGAGCGCCTACGACATGGTGCTGGTGGAGGACGACGAAGTGGTGGGTGCCAGGCAGGGCCTGTGTTCCAGGGGCGAGGAGGAGTTGCTGGCCCCTGGAGGCGGAGACGGCGCGCTGGGCGTGGGGAGGGCCCGGGAGGGGATGCTGGTCCCGGGCAGCCTGAGGAGGCCGGTAGGCGTTCAGCAGGCCCATCTGGGGCAGTGCCGGGCGCCCTCTGAGAGCCAGCTTAACAGGAAGCCCCACGTGCCCGGGAGCCCAGAGAGCAGGGGCTGCGGGTCGGACGCGACCCCCGGTGCCCAACAGCTGCTGCCCTCCTCAGAACCGCATGCACGAGAGCCTGCACCTGTTCAACAGTATCTGCAACCACCGCTACTTCGCCACGACGTCCATCGTGCTCTTCCTCAACAAGAAGGACGTTTTCTTTGAGAAGATCAAGAAGGCCCACCTCAGCATCTGTTTCCCGGACTACGATGGTGAGACGTCCCGCACTGTCGCCAGGCTGCGCCCCCGCCCCACGATCCCGGCGCGCGCCCCCGGCAAAGGGAAGTAAGGGCTGGGCCGAGTGAGGGCTCCCACCCCCGCAGGACCCAACACCTACGAGGACGCCGGCAACTACATCAAGGTGCAGTTCCTCGAGCTCAACATGCGGCGCGACGTGAAGGAGATCTATTCCCACATGACGTGCGCCACCGACACGCAGAACGTCAAGTTTGTCTTCGACGCTGTCACCGACATCATCATCAAGGAGAACCTCAAAGACTGTGGCCTCTTCTGAGGTAGGTCGCTGCCCTCTCCAGCCCCTTGCCTCAGTACTCCAGCCCtgccccagctccccaccccacacCGCGGCCTGGCGTCTCACCCCCAAATCCTGGAGCCCACTGCCTCTAGGCCCCACCCCAGCTCCTCAGGCTCCACCTCACCGCCACAGGCCCCGCCCCACCCACAAGTCCCGCCCATTGAATTTATTTTGGCCCCGCCCCAAGACCTCAGGTGTCACAGCTTCCAGGGCCGCCCCCccaacccaccacacacacaatgCCTAAACCCATTTATTTTGGGTCTCAGGGATGCTGACTGGGTTTCGTTTTCTCTTCACAGGTGCCTGAATTCATGCGTGTCAGTCACCCTGAGACCTGGTAGCCCTAGCTGCCTTGCAGCCCCAACCGCCAGGACCCTATCAGCCCCCAGGACTCCCAGGCTCCAGCCTGCCACATCACCAAAGCTCTGAGCCCTGCTAGCTTTGAGGCACGAATCCTCCCCCATACCTCCCACAGTATCTCAGCACCTCatgcccccaaccccagccctgcccttcaCCGCCTGGCTGCACTGGCCTCTAATATTCACAGCAGCCAGCCCCAGCTAGGAACGGGTAGGACTTGGGGCAGCTGAAACTCACCGTGACTCAGCAGTCCCCAGCTGACCAATCTTCCACAGCTCTCCTGCCCCTGGGGGCCCACGACTCACCTGGTGGGCCTGGGCTCAACAAACAGCTCTCCCTCCCAGCATTTCATCAAGGACAGGGAATACCCCTCCCACACACAGGCCAGCTGCTCATCCTGCCACCTCCATGTGACTAGTTTGACACCAGTCTACCCAGAGACAGTGACTGTCCCTCCCAGCAGCCTCCAAAGGGTCCAAAGTCCAAGTTAGCTCTGGCCTGTGCGGTCCCCACATAAATACATTAGTGGGGAGGGGGCAGACCTGGGGGCCcttgggtgccagagtgagaaaAAACAGGACTCTTCCCCAAATACTAGGCTCAGAGCAACCTCCAGCCTTCTCCATCAGGATCTGCTCCCTGTGTCCTTGGACACCAGATCCACACACCACTTCCTCACCCAAACACAGTACCCCGGGCTAGCTGGACAACAGGATGGCCTGTTAAGGGAGGGTACTGTTGACACCAGCTGTAGCCAATAGCCGGGCTGTCCTGAGGGGTGGCTGGGGGCAGAGTCCAGCTCCCTTTGATTAGCCCAGAGGACTCAGGATAGGACAAAGGCCCTGGCTGTGCCCAAAGGGGTCTACCTCAGGTGGGGTTACAAGCAAACCTGGGTGACCCTCTTGTCCCTACCAGCAGCTTCTCTTGCCCCCTCCATTCAGGGTTCCCTGGCAGGGGAAGCTGAGAGCCATGCCTGAACTATCAGGGACAAAGGCCCATGTCCCCACATCCCTGCTCCCTCCTTCCTCATCCAGCACCAAATCTTTGCTTATGTCCACAGGCCAAGGCCTGTGCTGCAGTTGGGGACAAGGAGCTTCCATCTGGCAAGGCTGGGGCACAATTTGCACTCCCCTCAGCTAGATGTGCAAACTCAGCAATAAACCTTTGCATCAGGCCCCAGCTGTCCTTTCTTGGTGGAGGGCTTAATTATCACAAGTCATGGGCATTTATTAAGTGCCCGGTGCTGGGCTGGGCATGAAGTGGGAAGATGGCCCCTCCCAGGAAGAAGTACCTGGCCTGACAAGGTGGGGCACTCTTGTGGGTATGGAACCAACTCATGGCTTTTGATGGGGGTTGAGCAGAGAGGAGTTGTGGAAAATGTTCACTGGGACAGTCTTGGATCAAGAGGGAGTTTTGAGGTGGAGGCTCATTCTGGCAGGGACAGTAGTTGTACCAGCCCTAGAAACATGGGTTCATGGCCACAGGAGTTCAGTGGAGCAAGAA
This sequence is a window from Macaca fascicularis isolate 582-1 chromosome 2, T2T-MFA8v1.1. Protein-coding genes within it:
- the GNAT1 gene encoding guanine nucleotide-binding protein G(t) subunit alpha-1 isoform X2; protein product: MKIIHQDGYSLEECLEFIAIIYGNTLQSILAIVRAMTTLNIQYGDSARQDDARKLMHMADTIEEGTMPKEMSDIIQRLWKDSGIQACFERASEYQLNDSAGYYLSDLERLVTPGYVPTEQDVLRSRVKTTGIIETQFSFKDLNFRMFDVGGQRSERKKWIHCFEGVTCIIFIAALSAYDMVLVEDDEVNRMHESLHLFNSICNHRYFATTSIVLFLNKKDVFFEKIKKAHLSICFPDYDGPNTYEDAGNYIKVQFLELNMRRDVKEIYSHMTCATDTQNVKFVFDAVTDIIIKENLKDCGLF
- the GNAT1 gene encoding guanine nucleotide-binding protein G(t) subunit alpha-1 isoform X1; the protein is MGAGASAEEKHSRELEKKLKEDAEKDARTVKLLLLGAGESGKSTIVKQMKIIHQDGYSLEECLEFIAIIYGNTLQSILAIVRAMTTLNIQYGDSARQDDARKLMHMADTIEEGTMPKEMSDIIQRLWKDSGIQACFERASEYQLNDSAGYYLSDLERLVTPGYVPTEQDVLRSRVKTTGIIETQFSFKDLNFRMFDVGGQRSERKKWIHCFEGVTCIIFIAALSAYDMVLVEDDEVNRMHESLHLFNSICNHRYFATTSIVLFLNKKDVFFEKIKKAHLSICFPDYDGPNTYEDAGNYIKVQFLELNMRRDVKEIYSHMTCATDTQNVKFVFDAVTDIIIKENLKDCGLF